The Arachis hypogaea cultivar Tifrunner chromosome 16, arahy.Tifrunner.gnm2.J5K5, whole genome shotgun sequence genome contains a region encoding:
- the LOC112754614 gene encoding ubiquitin carboxyl-terminal hydrolase 5 isoform X3 — MGEMLELSPDEERIMIRDIALSSQSNSKEGDTFFLITQRWWQHWIEYVNQDQSNNSYDGSSFLEYGDLPNSNALKRPAVIDNSDLIDDSVSEDSSTGIDIHDTLLEGRDYVLLPQEVWNQLYAWYGGGPTLPRKVISAGLSQTELAVEVYPLRLQLLMLPRNDRTSIRISKKETIGQLHRKACEIFDLPLDQVCIWDYYSRRKNALMNDMDKTLDDANIQMDQDILVEVINNTNNTSSAHENGSAQREASSVLVEPSNSNLSIAGGLSASRVPSRSYNADLSSSQNLNPPARDAENPYGSGVTTRGSVSGLTGLLNLGNTCFMNSAIQCLVHTPEFARYFREDYHQEINWQNPLGMVGELALAFGELLRKLWAPGRTPIAPRPFKAKLARFAPQFSGHNQHDSQELLAFLLDGLHEDLNRVKHKPYIKSRDADGRPDEEVADEYWANHIARNDSIIVDVCQGQYKSTLVCPVCNKVSVTFDPFMYLSLPLQSTSSRTMTVTVFTCDGTALPSPCTVTVPKQGRCKDLIQALSTACSLKHNERLLLVEVRNHLIHRFLEDPLQLLSTIKDDDHVAVYKIPKIEKNTKYLQLIHRRREQSSDSHTVSGWKPYGTPIVSLISCDDPVTRGDIQVIVNRMLSPLLRKSGNTEHTNTETSITKAAGDNASSDAYATNLVSNSVNKAGRTPTLPLLLIDESNACIDLSMGEDKVVKLPSSSTLLVYIDWSQKLLEKYDTHPLEILPEVLKYGPVSKKARTEPLSLYTCLEAFLREEPLVPEDMWYCPQCKERRQASKKLDLWRLPEVLVIHLKRFSYSRSMKHKLETFVNFPVHDFDLTNYVANKNNSRRQLYELYALTNHYGSMGSGHYTAHIKLLDENRWYNFDDSHISPISEDDVNTAAAYVLFYRRVRSDDDSVSNGA; from the exons atgggagAGATGTTGGAGCTGAGCCCGGACGAAGAGAGAATAATGATCAGAGACATTGCCCTCTCTTCTCAATCTAATAGCAAAGAAGGCGACACCTTCTTCTTAATCACTCAGag ATGGTGGCAACATTGGATTGAATATGTGAACCAAGATCAGTCAAACAATTCTTATGATGGTTCCTCCTTTTTAGAATATGGTGACTTGCCAAATTCAAATGCTTTAAAGAGGCCTGCTGTTATTGATAATTCTGATTTGATAGATGATTCTGTGTCAGAGGACTCTAGTACGGGTATTGATATTCATGATACACTTTTAGAAGGTCGTGACTATGTATTACTTCCCCAAGAAGTTTGGAACCAATTATATGCATG GTATGGTGGTGGACCTACATTGCCAAGGAAAGTTATCAGTGCAGGTCTTTCCCAGACAGAGCTGGCCGTAGAGGTGTATCCTCTACGGCTTCAATTACTCATGTTGCCAAGAAATGATCGTACCAGCATAAGAATAAGCAAGAAG GAAACCATTGGACAGCTTCACAGGAAAGCTTGTGAAATATTTGATCTTCCATTGGACCAA GTATGTATTTGGGATTACTATTCCCGCCGGAAGAATGCCTTGATGAATGACATGGACAAAACACTTGATGATGCCAATATACAAATGGACCAAGAT ATTCTTGTTGAGGTTATCAACAATACGAATAACACAAGCTCTGCCCATGAAAATGGGTCTGCGCAGAGGGAAGCAAGTTCTGTTCTTGTCGAGCCTTCAAACTCAAATTTATCAATTGCTGGTGGCCTGTCTGCTAGCAGGGTTCCCTCTAGAAGCTATAATGCAGATCTTTCTTCTTCTCAGAACCTAAATCCTCCAGCCAGAGATGCGGAAAATCCTTATGGGAGTGGTGTCACCACACGAGGTTCAGTGAGCGGTCTCACCGGGCTGCTGAATCTTGGCAACACTTGTTTCATGAATAGTGCAATACAGTGTCTTGTCCATACACCAGAGTTTGCTAGGTACTTTCGGGAGGACTATCATCAAGAGATAAATTGGCAAAATCCATTGGGCATGGTT GGTGAGCTAGCCCTAGCCTTTGGTGAGTTGCTTCGTAAACTATGGGCACCTGGGCGAACACCAATTGCTCCTCGGCCTTTCAAAGCCAAGCTTGCTCGCTTTGCACCTCAGTTCAGTGGGCACAATCAGCACGATTCTCAG GAGCTTTTAGCATTTCTGCTGGATGGTCTTCACGAAGACTTGAATCGTGTTAAACACAAACCATATATAAAGTCTCGAGATGCTGATGGCCGACCAGATGAAGAAGTGGCTGATGAGTATTGGGCAAATCATATTGCTCGCAATGATTCCATAATTGTTGATGTTTGCCAG GGGCAATACAAGTCAACATTGGTTTGTCCAGTTTGCAATAAAGTCTCTGTCACGTTTGATCCTTTTATGTACCTTTCGTTGCCACTCCAGTCAACCAGCAGCAGGACCATGACAGTGACAGTTTTTACTTGTGATGGAACTGCCCTGCCATCTCCTTGTACTGTAACTGTGCCTAAGCAGGGACGCTGCAAAGATCTGATTCAGGCTCTCAGCACTGCTTGCTCATTGAAGCATAACGAGAGACTGTTGCTTGTAGAG GTACGAAACCATTTGATTCATAGATTTCTTGAAGATCCTCTTCAGTTGTTGTCCACTATCAAAGATGATGACCATGTTGCTGTTTACAAGATTCCAAAGATAGAGAAAAACACAAAGTATCTCCAGTTGATCCACCGCCGGAGAGAGCA GAGCAGTGACTCGCACACTGTATCAGGATGGAAGCCATATGGAACACCTATTGTGTCATTGATCTCATGTGATGATCCAGTTACAAGAGGCGATATACAAGTGATAGTTAATCGTATGCTCTCTCCACTGTTGAGGAAAAGTGGCAATACAGAGCACACTAATACAGAAACCAGCATCACAAAAGCTGCTGGCGACAATGCTTCTAGCGATGCATATGCTACCAACTTGGTGTCAAATTCAGTAAATAAGGCTGGACGAACACCAACACTACCCCTTCTTTTGATAGATGAAAGCAATGCTTGCATTGATCTTTCTATGGGAGAGGATAAAGTTGTTAAACTTCCTTCTTCGTCAACACTTCTAGTGTATATTGATTGGTCTCAAAAGCTTCTGGAGAAGTATGATACTCATCCACTTGAGATTTTGCCTGAAGTTTTAAAATATGGGCCCGTGTCCAAGAAAGCTCGTACTGAACCCCTCTCATTGTACACCTGTTTGGAAGCTTTTCTGCGCGAAGAACCTCTGGTGCCTGAAGATATGTG GTACTGTCCCCAATGCAAAGAGAGAAGACAagcaagcaaaaagcttgacttGTGGAGGCTCCCAGAGGTTTTGGTCATTCATTTGAAGAGGTTCTCATACAGCAGGTCAATGAAGCATAAACTAGAGACCTTTGTTAACTTCCCGGTTCATGACTTTGACTTAACGAACTATGTAGCCAATAAAAACAATTCTCGGCGTCAGCTGTATGAATTGTATGCCCTCACAAACCATTATGGTAGTATGGGTAGTGGTCATTACACTGCACATATCAAG CTCTTAGATGAAAACAGGTGGTACAATTTTGACGACAGCCACATATCACCCATAAGTGAGGATGATGTGAACACTGCAGCTGCCTATGTTCTATTTTACCGGAGGGTGCGGAGTGACGATGATTCTGTTAGCAATGGGGCCTAG
- the LOC112754614 gene encoding ubiquitin carboxyl-terminal hydrolase 5 isoform X4: protein MGEMLELSPDEERIMIRDIALSSQSNSKEGDTFFLITQRWWQHWIEYVNQDQSNNSYDGSSFLEYGDLPNSNALKRPAVIDNSDLIDDSVSEDSSTGIDIHDTLLEGRDYVLLPQEVWNQLYAWYGGGPTLPRKVISAGLSQTELAVEVYPLRLQLLMLPRNDRTSIRISKKETIGQLHRKACEIFDLPLDQVCIWDYYSRRKNALMNDMDKTLDDANIQMDQDILVEVINNTNNTSSAHENGSAQREASSVLVEPSNSNLSIAGGLSASRVPSRSYNADLSSSQNLNPPARDAENPYGSGVTTRGSVSGLTGLLNLGNTCFMNSAIQCLVHTPEFARYFREDYHQEINWQNPLGMVGELALAFGELLRKLWAPGRTPIAPRPFKAKLARFAPQFSGHNQHDSQELLAFLLDGLHEDLNRVKHKPYIKSRDADGRPDEEVADEYWANHIARNDSIIVDVCQGQYKSTLVCPVCNKVSVTFDPFMYLSLPLQSTSSRTMTVTVFTCDGTALPSPCTVTVPKQGRCKDLIQALSTACSLKHNERLLLVEVRNHLIHRFLEDPLQLLSTIKDDDHVAVYKIPKIEKNTKYLQLIHRRREHDSHTVSGWKPYGTPIVSLISCDDPVTRGDIQVIVNRMLSPLLRKSGNTEHTNTETSITKAAGDNASSDAYATNLVSNSVNKAGRTPTLPLLLIDESNACIDLSMGEDKVVKLPSSSTLLVYIDWSQKLLEKYDTHPLEILPEVLKYGPVSKKARTEPLSLYTCLEAFLREEPLVPEDMWYCPQCKERRQASKKLDLWRLPEVLVIHLKRFSYSRSMKHKLETFVNFPVHDFDLTNYVANKNNSRRQLYELYALTNHYGSMGSGHYTAHIKLLDENRWYNFDDSHISPISEDDVNTAAAYVLFYRRVRSDDDSVSNGA, encoded by the exons atgggagAGATGTTGGAGCTGAGCCCGGACGAAGAGAGAATAATGATCAGAGACATTGCCCTCTCTTCTCAATCTAATAGCAAAGAAGGCGACACCTTCTTCTTAATCACTCAGag ATGGTGGCAACATTGGATTGAATATGTGAACCAAGATCAGTCAAACAATTCTTATGATGGTTCCTCCTTTTTAGAATATGGTGACTTGCCAAATTCAAATGCTTTAAAGAGGCCTGCTGTTATTGATAATTCTGATTTGATAGATGATTCTGTGTCAGAGGACTCTAGTACGGGTATTGATATTCATGATACACTTTTAGAAGGTCGTGACTATGTATTACTTCCCCAAGAAGTTTGGAACCAATTATATGCATG GTATGGTGGTGGACCTACATTGCCAAGGAAAGTTATCAGTGCAGGTCTTTCCCAGACAGAGCTGGCCGTAGAGGTGTATCCTCTACGGCTTCAATTACTCATGTTGCCAAGAAATGATCGTACCAGCATAAGAATAAGCAAGAAG GAAACCATTGGACAGCTTCACAGGAAAGCTTGTGAAATATTTGATCTTCCATTGGACCAA GTATGTATTTGGGATTACTATTCCCGCCGGAAGAATGCCTTGATGAATGACATGGACAAAACACTTGATGATGCCAATATACAAATGGACCAAGAT ATTCTTGTTGAGGTTATCAACAATACGAATAACACAAGCTCTGCCCATGAAAATGGGTCTGCGCAGAGGGAAGCAAGTTCTGTTCTTGTCGAGCCTTCAAACTCAAATTTATCAATTGCTGGTGGCCTGTCTGCTAGCAGGGTTCCCTCTAGAAGCTATAATGCAGATCTTTCTTCTTCTCAGAACCTAAATCCTCCAGCCAGAGATGCGGAAAATCCTTATGGGAGTGGTGTCACCACACGAGGTTCAGTGAGCGGTCTCACCGGGCTGCTGAATCTTGGCAACACTTGTTTCATGAATAGTGCAATACAGTGTCTTGTCCATACACCAGAGTTTGCTAGGTACTTTCGGGAGGACTATCATCAAGAGATAAATTGGCAAAATCCATTGGGCATGGTT GGTGAGCTAGCCCTAGCCTTTGGTGAGTTGCTTCGTAAACTATGGGCACCTGGGCGAACACCAATTGCTCCTCGGCCTTTCAAAGCCAAGCTTGCTCGCTTTGCACCTCAGTTCAGTGGGCACAATCAGCACGATTCTCAG GAGCTTTTAGCATTTCTGCTGGATGGTCTTCACGAAGACTTGAATCGTGTTAAACACAAACCATATATAAAGTCTCGAGATGCTGATGGCCGACCAGATGAAGAAGTGGCTGATGAGTATTGGGCAAATCATATTGCTCGCAATGATTCCATAATTGTTGATGTTTGCCAG GGGCAATACAAGTCAACATTGGTTTGTCCAGTTTGCAATAAAGTCTCTGTCACGTTTGATCCTTTTATGTACCTTTCGTTGCCACTCCAGTCAACCAGCAGCAGGACCATGACAGTGACAGTTTTTACTTGTGATGGAACTGCCCTGCCATCTCCTTGTACTGTAACTGTGCCTAAGCAGGGACGCTGCAAAGATCTGATTCAGGCTCTCAGCACTGCTTGCTCATTGAAGCATAACGAGAGACTGTTGCTTGTAGAG GTACGAAACCATTTGATTCATAGATTTCTTGAAGATCCTCTTCAGTTGTTGTCCACTATCAAAGATGATGACCATGTTGCTGTTTACAAGATTCCAAAGATAGAGAAAAACACAAAGTATCTCCAGTTGATCCACCGCCGGAGAGAGCA TGACTCGCACACTGTATCAGGATGGAAGCCATATGGAACACCTATTGTGTCATTGATCTCATGTGATGATCCAGTTACAAGAGGCGATATACAAGTGATAGTTAATCGTATGCTCTCTCCACTGTTGAGGAAAAGTGGCAATACAGAGCACACTAATACAGAAACCAGCATCACAAAAGCTGCTGGCGACAATGCTTCTAGCGATGCATATGCTACCAACTTGGTGTCAAATTCAGTAAATAAGGCTGGACGAACACCAACACTACCCCTTCTTTTGATAGATGAAAGCAATGCTTGCATTGATCTTTCTATGGGAGAGGATAAAGTTGTTAAACTTCCTTCTTCGTCAACACTTCTAGTGTATATTGATTGGTCTCAAAAGCTTCTGGAGAAGTATGATACTCATCCACTTGAGATTTTGCCTGAAGTTTTAAAATATGGGCCCGTGTCCAAGAAAGCTCGTACTGAACCCCTCTCATTGTACACCTGTTTGGAAGCTTTTCTGCGCGAAGAACCTCTGGTGCCTGAAGATATGTG GTACTGTCCCCAATGCAAAGAGAGAAGACAagcaagcaaaaagcttgacttGTGGAGGCTCCCAGAGGTTTTGGTCATTCATTTGAAGAGGTTCTCATACAGCAGGTCAATGAAGCATAAACTAGAGACCTTTGTTAACTTCCCGGTTCATGACTTTGACTTAACGAACTATGTAGCCAATAAAAACAATTCTCGGCGTCAGCTGTATGAATTGTATGCCCTCACAAACCATTATGGTAGTATGGGTAGTGGTCATTACACTGCACATATCAAG CTCTTAGATGAAAACAGGTGGTACAATTTTGACGACAGCCACATATCACCCATAAGTGAGGATGATGTGAACACTGCAGCTGCCTATGTTCTATTTTACCGGAGGGTGCGGAGTGACGATGATTCTGTTAGCAATGGGGCCTAG
- the LOC112754614 gene encoding ubiquitin carboxyl-terminal hydrolase 5 isoform X5 yields MGEMLELSPDEERIMIRDIALSSQSNSKEGDTFFLITQRWWQHWIEYVNQDQSNNSYDGSSFLEYEDSSTGIDIHDTLLEGRDYVLLPQEVWNQLYAWYGGGPTLPRKVISAGLSQTELAVEVYPLRLQLLMLPRNDRTSIRISKKRNFWQETIGQLHRKACEIFDLPLDQVCIWDYYSRRKNALMNDMDKTLDDANIQMDQDILVEVINNTNNTSSAHENGSAQREASSVLVEPSNSNLSIAGGLSASRVPSRSYNADLSSSQNLNPPARDAENPYGSGVTTRGSVSGLTGLLNLGNTCFMNSAIQCLVHTPEFARYFREDYHQEINWQNPLGMVGELALAFGELLRKLWAPGRTPIAPRPFKAKLARFAPQFSGHNQHDSQELLAFLLDGLHEDLNRVKHKPYIKSRDADGRPDEEVADEYWANHIARNDSIIVDVCQGQYKSTLVCPVCNKVSVTFDPFMYLSLPLQSTSSRTMTVTVFTCDGTALPSPCTVTVPKQGRCKDLIQALSTACSLKHNERLLLVEVRNHLIHRFLEDPLQLLSTIKDDDHVAVYKIPKIEKNTKYLQLIHRRREQSSDSHTVSGWKPYGTPIVSLISCDDPVTRGDIQVIVNRMLSPLLRKSGNTEHTNTETSITKAAGDNASSDAYATNLVSNSVNKAGRTPTLPLLLIDESNACIDLSMGEDKVVKLPSSSTLLVYIDWSQKLLEKYDTHPLEILPEVLKYGPVSKKARTEPLSLYTCLEAFLREEPLVPEDMWYCPQCKERRQASKKLDLWRLPEVLVIHLKRFSYSRSMKHKLETFVNFPVHDFDLTNYVANKNNSRRQLYELYALTNHYGSMGSGHYTAHIKLLDENRWYNFDDSHISPISEDDVNTAAAYVLFYRRVRSDDDSVSNGA; encoded by the exons atgggagAGATGTTGGAGCTGAGCCCGGACGAAGAGAGAATAATGATCAGAGACATTGCCCTCTCTTCTCAATCTAATAGCAAAGAAGGCGACACCTTCTTCTTAATCACTCAGag ATGGTGGCAACATTGGATTGAATATGTGAACCAAGATCAGTCAAACAATTCTTATGATGGTTCCTCCTTTTTAGAATATG AGGACTCTAGTACGGGTATTGATATTCATGATACACTTTTAGAAGGTCGTGACTATGTATTACTTCCCCAAGAAGTTTGGAACCAATTATATGCATG GTATGGTGGTGGACCTACATTGCCAAGGAAAGTTATCAGTGCAGGTCTTTCCCAGACAGAGCTGGCCGTAGAGGTGTATCCTCTACGGCTTCAATTACTCATGTTGCCAAGAAATGATCGTACCAGCATAAGAATAAGCAAGAAG AGAAATTTTTGGCAGGAAACCATTGGACAGCTTCACAGGAAAGCTTGTGAAATATTTGATCTTCCATTGGACCAA GTATGTATTTGGGATTACTATTCCCGCCGGAAGAATGCCTTGATGAATGACATGGACAAAACACTTGATGATGCCAATATACAAATGGACCAAGAT ATTCTTGTTGAGGTTATCAACAATACGAATAACACAAGCTCTGCCCATGAAAATGGGTCTGCGCAGAGGGAAGCAAGTTCTGTTCTTGTCGAGCCTTCAAACTCAAATTTATCAATTGCTGGTGGCCTGTCTGCTAGCAGGGTTCCCTCTAGAAGCTATAATGCAGATCTTTCTTCTTCTCAGAACCTAAATCCTCCAGCCAGAGATGCGGAAAATCCTTATGGGAGTGGTGTCACCACACGAGGTTCAGTGAGCGGTCTCACCGGGCTGCTGAATCTTGGCAACACTTGTTTCATGAATAGTGCAATACAGTGTCTTGTCCATACACCAGAGTTTGCTAGGTACTTTCGGGAGGACTATCATCAAGAGATAAATTGGCAAAATCCATTGGGCATGGTT GGTGAGCTAGCCCTAGCCTTTGGTGAGTTGCTTCGTAAACTATGGGCACCTGGGCGAACACCAATTGCTCCTCGGCCTTTCAAAGCCAAGCTTGCTCGCTTTGCACCTCAGTTCAGTGGGCACAATCAGCACGATTCTCAG GAGCTTTTAGCATTTCTGCTGGATGGTCTTCACGAAGACTTGAATCGTGTTAAACACAAACCATATATAAAGTCTCGAGATGCTGATGGCCGACCAGATGAAGAAGTGGCTGATGAGTATTGGGCAAATCATATTGCTCGCAATGATTCCATAATTGTTGATGTTTGCCAG GGGCAATACAAGTCAACATTGGTTTGTCCAGTTTGCAATAAAGTCTCTGTCACGTTTGATCCTTTTATGTACCTTTCGTTGCCACTCCAGTCAACCAGCAGCAGGACCATGACAGTGACAGTTTTTACTTGTGATGGAACTGCCCTGCCATCTCCTTGTACTGTAACTGTGCCTAAGCAGGGACGCTGCAAAGATCTGATTCAGGCTCTCAGCACTGCTTGCTCATTGAAGCATAACGAGAGACTGTTGCTTGTAGAG GTACGAAACCATTTGATTCATAGATTTCTTGAAGATCCTCTTCAGTTGTTGTCCACTATCAAAGATGATGACCATGTTGCTGTTTACAAGATTCCAAAGATAGAGAAAAACACAAAGTATCTCCAGTTGATCCACCGCCGGAGAGAGCA GAGCAGTGACTCGCACACTGTATCAGGATGGAAGCCATATGGAACACCTATTGTGTCATTGATCTCATGTGATGATCCAGTTACAAGAGGCGATATACAAGTGATAGTTAATCGTATGCTCTCTCCACTGTTGAGGAAAAGTGGCAATACAGAGCACACTAATACAGAAACCAGCATCACAAAAGCTGCTGGCGACAATGCTTCTAGCGATGCATATGCTACCAACTTGGTGTCAAATTCAGTAAATAAGGCTGGACGAACACCAACACTACCCCTTCTTTTGATAGATGAAAGCAATGCTTGCATTGATCTTTCTATGGGAGAGGATAAAGTTGTTAAACTTCCTTCTTCGTCAACACTTCTAGTGTATATTGATTGGTCTCAAAAGCTTCTGGAGAAGTATGATACTCATCCACTTGAGATTTTGCCTGAAGTTTTAAAATATGGGCCCGTGTCCAAGAAAGCTCGTACTGAACCCCTCTCATTGTACACCTGTTTGGAAGCTTTTCTGCGCGAAGAACCTCTGGTGCCTGAAGATATGTG GTACTGTCCCCAATGCAAAGAGAGAAGACAagcaagcaaaaagcttgacttGTGGAGGCTCCCAGAGGTTTTGGTCATTCATTTGAAGAGGTTCTCATACAGCAGGTCAATGAAGCATAAACTAGAGACCTTTGTTAACTTCCCGGTTCATGACTTTGACTTAACGAACTATGTAGCCAATAAAAACAATTCTCGGCGTCAGCTGTATGAATTGTATGCCCTCACAAACCATTATGGTAGTATGGGTAGTGGTCATTACACTGCACATATCAAG CTCTTAGATGAAAACAGGTGGTACAATTTTGACGACAGCCACATATCACCCATAAGTGAGGATGATGTGAACACTGCAGCTGCCTATGTTCTATTTTACCGGAGGGTGCGGAGTGACGATGATTCTGTTAGCAATGGGGCCTAG
- the LOC112754614 gene encoding ubiquitin carboxyl-terminal hydrolase 5 isoform X6, whose product MGEMLELSPDEERIMIRDIALSSQSNSKEGDTFFLITQRWWQHWIEYVNQDQSNNSYDGSSFLEYEDSSTGIDIHDTLLEGRDYVLLPQEVWNQLYAWYGGGPTLPRKVISAGLSQTELAVEVYPLRLQLLMLPRNDRTSIRISKKETIGQLHRKACEIFDLPLDQVCIWDYYSRRKNALMNDMDKTLDDANIQMDQDILVEVINNTNNTSSAHENGSAQREASSVLVEPSNSNLSIAGGLSASRVPSRSYNADLSSSQNLNPPARDAENPYGSGVTTRGSVSGLTGLLNLGNTCFMNSAIQCLVHTPEFARYFREDYHQEINWQNPLGMVGELALAFGELLRKLWAPGRTPIAPRPFKAKLARFAPQFSGHNQHDSQELLAFLLDGLHEDLNRVKHKPYIKSRDADGRPDEEVADEYWANHIARNDSIIVDVCQGQYKSTLVCPVCNKVSVTFDPFMYLSLPLQSTSSRTMTVTVFTCDGTALPSPCTVTVPKQGRCKDLIQALSTACSLKHNERLLLVEVRNHLIHRFLEDPLQLLSTIKDDDHVAVYKIPKIEKNTKYLQLIHRRREQSSDSHTVSGWKPYGTPIVSLISCDDPVTRGDIQVIVNRMLSPLLRKSGNTEHTNTETSITKAAGDNASSDAYATNLVSNSVNKAGRTPTLPLLLIDESNACIDLSMGEDKVVKLPSSSTLLVYIDWSQKLLEKYDTHPLEILPEVLKYGPVSKKARTEPLSLYTCLEAFLREEPLVPEDMWYCPQCKERRQASKKLDLWRLPEVLVIHLKRFSYSRSMKHKLETFVNFPVHDFDLTNYVANKNNSRRQLYELYALTNHYGSMGSGHYTAHIKLLDENRWYNFDDSHISPISEDDVNTAAAYVLFYRRVRSDDDSVSNGA is encoded by the exons atgggagAGATGTTGGAGCTGAGCCCGGACGAAGAGAGAATAATGATCAGAGACATTGCCCTCTCTTCTCAATCTAATAGCAAAGAAGGCGACACCTTCTTCTTAATCACTCAGag ATGGTGGCAACATTGGATTGAATATGTGAACCAAGATCAGTCAAACAATTCTTATGATGGTTCCTCCTTTTTAGAATATG AGGACTCTAGTACGGGTATTGATATTCATGATACACTTTTAGAAGGTCGTGACTATGTATTACTTCCCCAAGAAGTTTGGAACCAATTATATGCATG GTATGGTGGTGGACCTACATTGCCAAGGAAAGTTATCAGTGCAGGTCTTTCCCAGACAGAGCTGGCCGTAGAGGTGTATCCTCTACGGCTTCAATTACTCATGTTGCCAAGAAATGATCGTACCAGCATAAGAATAAGCAAGAAG GAAACCATTGGACAGCTTCACAGGAAAGCTTGTGAAATATTTGATCTTCCATTGGACCAA GTATGTATTTGGGATTACTATTCCCGCCGGAAGAATGCCTTGATGAATGACATGGACAAAACACTTGATGATGCCAATATACAAATGGACCAAGAT ATTCTTGTTGAGGTTATCAACAATACGAATAACACAAGCTCTGCCCATGAAAATGGGTCTGCGCAGAGGGAAGCAAGTTCTGTTCTTGTCGAGCCTTCAAACTCAAATTTATCAATTGCTGGTGGCCTGTCTGCTAGCAGGGTTCCCTCTAGAAGCTATAATGCAGATCTTTCTTCTTCTCAGAACCTAAATCCTCCAGCCAGAGATGCGGAAAATCCTTATGGGAGTGGTGTCACCACACGAGGTTCAGTGAGCGGTCTCACCGGGCTGCTGAATCTTGGCAACACTTGTTTCATGAATAGTGCAATACAGTGTCTTGTCCATACACCAGAGTTTGCTAGGTACTTTCGGGAGGACTATCATCAAGAGATAAATTGGCAAAATCCATTGGGCATGGTT GGTGAGCTAGCCCTAGCCTTTGGTGAGTTGCTTCGTAAACTATGGGCACCTGGGCGAACACCAATTGCTCCTCGGCCTTTCAAAGCCAAGCTTGCTCGCTTTGCACCTCAGTTCAGTGGGCACAATCAGCACGATTCTCAG GAGCTTTTAGCATTTCTGCTGGATGGTCTTCACGAAGACTTGAATCGTGTTAAACACAAACCATATATAAAGTCTCGAGATGCTGATGGCCGACCAGATGAAGAAGTGGCTGATGAGTATTGGGCAAATCATATTGCTCGCAATGATTCCATAATTGTTGATGTTTGCCAG GGGCAATACAAGTCAACATTGGTTTGTCCAGTTTGCAATAAAGTCTCTGTCACGTTTGATCCTTTTATGTACCTTTCGTTGCCACTCCAGTCAACCAGCAGCAGGACCATGACAGTGACAGTTTTTACTTGTGATGGAACTGCCCTGCCATCTCCTTGTACTGTAACTGTGCCTAAGCAGGGACGCTGCAAAGATCTGATTCAGGCTCTCAGCACTGCTTGCTCATTGAAGCATAACGAGAGACTGTTGCTTGTAGAG GTACGAAACCATTTGATTCATAGATTTCTTGAAGATCCTCTTCAGTTGTTGTCCACTATCAAAGATGATGACCATGTTGCTGTTTACAAGATTCCAAAGATAGAGAAAAACACAAAGTATCTCCAGTTGATCCACCGCCGGAGAGAGCA GAGCAGTGACTCGCACACTGTATCAGGATGGAAGCCATATGGAACACCTATTGTGTCATTGATCTCATGTGATGATCCAGTTACAAGAGGCGATATACAAGTGATAGTTAATCGTATGCTCTCTCCACTGTTGAGGAAAAGTGGCAATACAGAGCACACTAATACAGAAACCAGCATCACAAAAGCTGCTGGCGACAATGCTTCTAGCGATGCATATGCTACCAACTTGGTGTCAAATTCAGTAAATAAGGCTGGACGAACACCAACACTACCCCTTCTTTTGATAGATGAAAGCAATGCTTGCATTGATCTTTCTATGGGAGAGGATAAAGTTGTTAAACTTCCTTCTTCGTCAACACTTCTAGTGTATATTGATTGGTCTCAAAAGCTTCTGGAGAAGTATGATACTCATCCACTTGAGATTTTGCCTGAAGTTTTAAAATATGGGCCCGTGTCCAAGAAAGCTCGTACTGAACCCCTCTCATTGTACACCTGTTTGGAAGCTTTTCTGCGCGAAGAACCTCTGGTGCCTGAAGATATGTG GTACTGTCCCCAATGCAAAGAGAGAAGACAagcaagcaaaaagcttgacttGTGGAGGCTCCCAGAGGTTTTGGTCATTCATTTGAAGAGGTTCTCATACAGCAGGTCAATGAAGCATAAACTAGAGACCTTTGTTAACTTCCCGGTTCATGACTTTGACTTAACGAACTATGTAGCCAATAAAAACAATTCTCGGCGTCAGCTGTATGAATTGTATGCCCTCACAAACCATTATGGTAGTATGGGTAGTGGTCATTACACTGCACATATCAAG CTCTTAGATGAAAACAGGTGGTACAATTTTGACGACAGCCACATATCACCCATAAGTGAGGATGATGTGAACACTGCAGCTGCCTATGTTCTATTTTACCGGAGGGTGCGGAGTGACGATGATTCTGTTAGCAATGGGGCCTAG